From a region of the Candidatus Rhabdochlamydia porcellionis genome:
- a CDS encoding FAD-dependent thymidylate synthase, with protein MTEGYEEFTDSQIKILQRYVTHITSNIFCLRNLPEVIKGALFSRYSRSSLGLRSLLLKDFILNEETAFVAVTGTQVDLDQEQIEDQIIGIKKAQNFYDRILDGYGDDSIGELGGGHLAIENISMISAKIIEDARIGGSPLEKSTRYIYFDQKIDGKYLFYREPILLASAFRETYLQTCNSLFETYSSLIPPLMEQMEKKFPKEHDISKVAYVAALRAKVLDCLRGLLPVSTLTNMGIYGNGRFFECLIQKLNSHNLAEVQDIGRKSFQELNKILPSFVRRADLNHKYQLSFTRFCEQMGNTLKLLASRHSVGLDKMEHAGVRLIGYEEESPIKVAAALLFEHCHAGLFELQEHCRNLSEEELNHILDSASNFRENRRHKSPRALEHATFTFEIVADFGVYRDLQRHRILTQERQLITCDFGYFIPHEILDTEMEKPYREAIERAKKVYDTIAEEFSEEAQYVAPMAFNMHWYFHVNLRSLQWLCELRSAPAGHATYRFIAQEMAKQVCHVLPIFERFFKFVDYEGYELGRLDQEIRIIEKKIAKGAG; from the coding sequence ATGACCGAAGGTTACGAAGAATTCACAGATAGTCAAATTAAAATCCTTCAAAGATATGTAACTCATATTACAAGTAATATTTTTTGTTTACGAAATTTACCAGAAGTAATTAAAGGGGCTTTATTTTCTCGCTATTCTAGATCCAGTTTAGGATTGAGATCTTTATTACTTAAAGATTTTATCCTTAACGAAGAAACTGCTTTCGTAGCAGTTACAGGGACTCAAGTGGACTTAGATCAGGAACAAATAGAAGATCAAATTATAGGAATCAAAAAAGCGCAAAACTTTTACGACCGGATTTTAGATGGCTATGGTGATGATTCTATTGGAGAATTAGGTGGAGGGCATCTTGCTATTGAAAATATTTCTATGATTTCAGCTAAGATTATAGAAGATGCTCGAATTGGTGGATCTCCTTTAGAAAAATCTACTCGTTATATTTATTTTGATCAAAAAATAGACGGAAAATATTTGTTTTACCGAGAGCCTATTCTACTAGCATCAGCATTTCGCGAAACGTATTTGCAAACTTGCAACTCGTTATTTGAAACATATTCTTCTTTAATACCTCCTTTAATGGAGCAAATGGAAAAAAAATTCCCTAAGGAACACGATATCTCCAAAGTTGCCTATGTAGCTGCTTTGCGTGCTAAGGTTCTTGATTGTTTGCGAGGTCTTTTGCCTGTAAGCACACTGACAAATATGGGAATATATGGGAATGGGCGATTTTTTGAATGTTTAATACAGAAATTAAATAGCCATAATTTAGCGGAAGTACAAGATATTGGCAGAAAAAGTTTTCAGGAGTTGAATAAAATCCTTCCCTCCTTTGTTCGAAGGGCTGATCTTAATCATAAATACCAACTTAGTTTTACGCGATTTTGTGAGCAGATGGGCAATACATTAAAACTCTTAGCTTCTAGGCACTCTGTTGGTTTAGATAAAATGGAGCACGCAGGGGTGAGATTGATTGGTTATGAAGAAGAATCTCCTATAAAAGTAGCAGCTGCTTTATTATTTGAGCATTGTCATGCAGGATTATTTGAACTGCAAGAGCACTGTAGAAATCTTTCCGAAGAAGAGTTAAATCACATTTTAGATTCAGCCTCTAATTTCCGTGAGAATAGAAGACATAAATCTCCAAGAGCCTTGGAGCATGCCACATTTACTTTTGAAATAGTAGCTGATTTTGGTGTATATCGCGATTTGCAACGCCATCGAATTCTCACTCAGGAAAGACAACTTATCACCTGTGATTTTGGTTATTTCATCCCTCATGAAATTTTAGATACAGAGATGGAAAAGCCCTACAGAGAAGCAATAGAAAGAGCTAAAAAAGTTTATGATACAATTGCAGAAGAATTTTCTGAGGAAGCACAGTATGTAGCTCCCATGGCTTTTAATATGCATTGGTATTTTCATGTAAATCTACGTTCGCTTCAATGGCTTTGCGAACTGCGTTCTGCTCCAGCAGGTCATGCTACCTATCGATTTATTGCACAAGAGATGGCAAAACAAGTATGTCATGTCTTGCCTATTTTTGAGCGTTTTTTCAAATTTGTTGATTATGAAGGATATGAGCTGGGTCGTTTAGATCAAGAGATTCGAATTATTGAGAAGAAGATAGCTAAAGGTGCTGGATGA